In Paralichthys olivaceus isolate ysfri-2021 chromosome 1, ASM2471397v2, whole genome shotgun sequence, the following are encoded in one genomic region:
- the foxr1 gene encoding forkhead box protein R1 isoform X1: protein MMMMMMMKSDLSGPFLLLLLCTPAVSGFGSVLRKQYEYYRHPHSSWGDAQSFCRGGYNRDLAVIYSPTDSDDLDIKNYHAWIGLFRERNNYSTWGNWIWSNRAGTNFNAWAHWEPSWTDGCVHVDSHLISRVYGSDCGYYFFFICHKRYHGHYHYTFIPQSKTWSEAQTYCRDVFDDLSTFKKGSDLKKAVLPQDFPVWTGLHRDGGAWVWSRGLSEYRNWSEAEPSDDNGDCVSISSLGKQMSARNCSTRFPFLCYWDNLVLVKENKTWEEALEHCRALRGGNQNHELLSVQPGEEHSYVMRRVMEANSDEVWTGLRFLAGDWLWVNGAELLYSGLPVCPLEQQHCGTLSKNDTGNVRIRDCSETRNFLCYF from the exons atgatgatgatgatgatgatgaagagcgACCTCTCTggacccttcctcctcctcctcctctgcactcCTGCGGTGTCTGGATTCGGATCAGTGCTCAGGAAACAGTATGAATATTACAGACATCCTCATTCCTCCTGGGGCGACGCTCAAAGCTTCTGCAGAGG AGGATACAACCGCGACTTGGCCGTCATATATTCACCGACGGATTCAGACGATCTGGACATAAAGAATTATCACGCGTGGATCGGCCTGTTCAGAGAAAGGAACAACTATTCTACTTGGGGTAACTGGATTTGGTCGAACagagctggaaccaacttcaaTGCCTGGGCACATTGGGAACCTTCCTGGACAGATGGTTGTGTCCATGTTGATTCCCACTTGATCTCcag ggTTTACGGAAGCGATTGTGGCTACtattttttcttcatctgtcaCAAGCGCTACCATGGCCATTACCATTACACGTTCATACCTCAGTCCAAGACGTGGTCGGAGGCCCAGACGTACTGCAGGGATGTTTTCGACGACCTGTCAACTTTCAAAAAGGGCTCCGACCTGAAGAAGGCTGTTCTTCCACAGGACTTCCCCGTCTGGACGGGACTGCACAGAGACG GGGGAGCATGGGTGTGGAGCAGAGGCTTGTCAGAGTACAGAAATTGGTCTGAAGCTGAGCCGAGCGACGACAACGGCGACTgtgtctccatctcctctctggGTAAACAGATGTCCGCCCGAAACTGCTCCACCCGCTTCCCCTTCCTGTGCTACTGGGACAACCTGGTCCTGGTGAAGGAGAACAAGACGTGGGAGGAGGCGCTGGAACACTGCAGAGCGCTCAGGGGGGGAAACCAGAACCACGAGCTGTTGAGCGTGCAGCCTGGAGAGGAGCACAGCTACGTGATGAGGAGGGTCATGGAGGCCAACAGCGACGAG GTGTGGACAGGCCTTCGATTCCTGGCCGGTGATTGGTTGTGGGTGAACGGGGCAGAGTTGTTGTACTCTGGCCTGCCCGTCTGCCCcctggagcagcagcactgcgGAACCTTATCCAAGAATGACACGGGCAACGTCAGGATCCGAGACTGTTCAGAGACAAGGAACTTCCTCTGTTACTTTTAA